The genomic region GCGAGATGTTCTGAATTTGCCAGTAGCATCCAACTTAGCAACAGGAGAAAATCTAAAGCTTTTGAAGCAGGGAACTCAGAAATTAATTGGTCGCCTAGATATGCTCCTTCGCAAAGCAGCAATTCGCTCGTTACTTAGAGGGCATCAAAACCTAGACAAAGACGTTTTGAAAGAAGTAATTACTGCAACTAAGTGGTGATATGGCTAAAACACTTAAAGAAACAAAACTCTGGCTGACACGAGTTGAGCCATTAGAAGGGGAAAGTATTAGTCACTTTTTGGGTCGCTTTCGACGAGCAAAAGGAAATAAGTTCTCGACTCCGTGTGGTTTAGGTCAAGTGTCAGGACTTGGAGCAGTGTTGGCTCGTTGGGAAAAGTTTTATTTCAATCCCTTTCCAACATTTGAGGAGTTAGAGGCGCTAGCAAATGTGGTGGAAGTCGATGTTAATAGACTGCGAGAAATGCTGCCTTTAGCTGGTGTAGGGATGAAACATAAACCAATTAGATTATGCGGAGCTTGCTATGCAGAAGAACCCTATCATCTGATTGCATGGCAGTTCAAGACTACAGCAGGATGCGATCGCCACCAGTTGCGCTTGCTATCTAAATGCCCAATCTGTGAAAAACCGTTTCCTATTCCCGCTTTATGGATAGAAGGACGATGCCTGCGTTGTTTGACGTTTTTTGCCGAGATGGTCGATCGCCAAAAAGCTTACTAGCTACAAATTTTGTCTTGTTAGCCTAGCATTTTCAATTCAATTTTATGAGTCAGATTACTATTCAGTGTCGTCTTGTTGCTACAGAATCAGCCCGCCAACAGATGTGGAGGTTAATGGCAGAAATCAACACGCCATTAATTAATGAACTACTCGCGCAAGTCGGTCAACACCCTGACTTCGAGCAGTGGCGACAAAAAGGCAAGCTTCCATCTACTTTCATTAGCCAGCTATCCCAGTCATTCAAGTCCGATCCCCGTTTTTTAGGTCAACCCAGCCGTTTTTACAAATCTGCTTTTAATGCTGTGGAATACATCTACAAGTCCTGGTTAGCTCTAAATAAACGGCTACAGCAGCAGTTAGACAGAAAAAGGCGATGGCTAGAAATACTCCAGAGCGATACTGAATTAGCGGCAGATAGTAATTGCAGTTTGGATGCTATTCGCAGTAAAGCTGCTGAAATTCTCTCTCAAGCTATACAAGCACCTAGCTTGGATTCTTCCCCACCTAGAGGTAAAAAGGGTAAAAAGTCTAAAGGAAGATCCTCTTCAAGCCCTGTCTCTAGCCTGTTTGCTAATTTGTTTAAGGCTTATCAAGAGACAGATGACATTAAATGCCGCTGCGCTATCAGCTATTTGCTGAAAAATAACTGTCAACTCAGCGATCGCGAAGAAGATCCAGAGAAATTTGCTAAACGTCGCCGTAAAGTTGAAATCCGGATTCAACGTCTTACTGAAAAGCTAAACAGCAGGATGCCGAACGGTCGAGATTTGACCAATACTAGGTGGCTGGAGACATTGGCTATTGCCACAACCTCTGTTCCTCAAGACGAAGCCCAAGCCAGACAGTGGCAAGATGTTCTATTAACCAAACCGAAGTCTCTCCCATTTCCACTAATTTTTGAAACTAACGAAGACCTATTTTGGTCAAAAAACCAGCAAGATAGGCTCTGCGTTCACTTCCCTGGCTTAAGGGATTTGGCTTTCCAAGTATATTGCGATCGCCGTCAGCTTCACTGGTTTCATCGCTTTCTAGAAGACCAGCAGACTAAACATAGCAGCAAAAATCAGCATTCTAGTAGCTTGTTCACTTTGAGAAGTGCTTATCTAGCTTGGCAACAAGGCAAGGAGAAGGGCGAACCTTGGAATACCCACTACCTAATTTTGTATTGTTGTGTTGATACCCGCTTATGGACTGCTGAAGGAACTGAGCTGGTACGTCAAGAAAAAACTGCGGAAATTGAGAAAGTTATCAATAGAACCAAGGCGAAGAACGATCTAACTGAGACGCAGCAAGCCTTTATTCAACGTCAAAAATCCACGTTAGCTCGAATTAAGGGTCATTTCGATCGCCCTAGCCAATCTATCTACCAAGGTCAATCTCATATTTTAGTTGGAGTGAGCCTGGGACTAGACAAACCTGCTACAGTAGCCGTAGTAGATGCGATCGCAGAAAAAGTCCTCGCTTACCGTAATACTCGACAACTACTTGGTGACAATTATAAACTGCTCAACCGCCAGAGAAGGCAGCAGCGGTCCTTGTCTCACAAGCGCCATAAAGCTCAAAAACGTGCTGACACCAATCAATTTGGGGAATCCGAATTAGGGCAGTATGTAGAGCGATTATTGGCAAAAGAGATTGTGGCGATCTCGCAAAATTATCGAGCGGGGAGCATTGTTCTGCCTAAACTAGGCGATATGCAGGAGATTCTGACAAGCGAGATTCAGGCTAGAGCAGAAGCTAAATGTCCTAACTATGTTGAAGGACAGCAAAAGTATGCCAAGCAGTATCGGATTAGCATCCATAAGTGGAGTTACGGCAGATTAATGCAAAACATTCAGAGCCAAGCAGCTCAAGCTGAAATTGTTGTTGAAGAAGGAAAACAACTGATTCGAGGCAGTCCGCAAGAAATGGCAAAAGAATTAGCGATCGCTGCTTACCAATCTCGTCAGCCTCAGTAAGATTGTGTCACTAATTGCACCTTGATAATCAAATATTAATTAACAGCGCCGCAGTTTATGCTTTTTCGAGCCTCTGAGCTGTGAAAAATGTGGGTTAGTTTGACTGTTGTGAAGACGGTCTTGCTTTCTGACCCTGGTAGCTGCTCACCCCGATGCTGCTGTCGCAAGACAGGATAGGTGCGCTCCCAGCAAAAAGGGCGCGGATATACTGCTGTAGTGGCTACTGAATCACCCCCGACCAAGGGGGAACCCTCCCCAACTCTTGATTTGCTGAGCTAAAGCGAAGGCAAAAATCCTCTAAAATTCGCGCAAACCTTGAATTATTTATCCGATAAGGATTTTGTTTGCAATCCCCAATATTGGGTATGGCTTGAAAATGATATCTGGGC from Scytonema millei VB511283 harbors:
- the cas12k gene encoding type V CRISPR-associated protein Cas12k (Type V-K CRISPR systems have also been known as with the large Cas12k protein, has also been known as type V-U5, and Cas12k as C2c5.), which gives rise to MSQITIQCRLVATESARQQMWRLMAEINTPLINELLAQVGQHPDFEQWRQKGKLPSTFISQLSQSFKSDPRFLGQPSRFYKSAFNAVEYIYKSWLALNKRLQQQLDRKRRWLEILQSDTELAADSNCSLDAIRSKAAEILSQAIQAPSLDSSPPRGKKGKKSKGRSSSSPVSSLFANLFKAYQETDDIKCRCAISYLLKNNCQLSDREEDPEKFAKRRRKVEIRIQRLTEKLNSRMPNGRDLTNTRWLETLAIATTSVPQDEAQARQWQDVLLTKPKSLPFPLIFETNEDLFWSKNQQDRLCVHFPGLRDLAFQVYCDRRQLHWFHRFLEDQQTKHSSKNQHSSSLFTLRSAYLAWQQGKEKGEPWNTHYLILYCCVDTRLWTAEGTELVRQEKTAEIEKVINRTKAKNDLTETQQAFIQRQKSTLARIKGHFDRPSQSIYQGQSHILVGVSLGLDKPATVAVVDAIAEKVLAYRNTRQLLGDNYKLLNRQRRQQRSLSHKRHKAQKRADTNQFGESELGQYVERLLAKEIVAISQNYRAGSIVLPKLGDMQEILTSEIQARAEAKCPNYVEGQQKYAKQYRISIHKWSYGRLMQNIQSQAAQAEIVVEEGKQLIRGSPQEMAKELAIAAYQSRQPQ
- a CDS encoding TniQ family protein — protein: MAKTLKETKLWLTRVEPLEGESISHFLGRFRRAKGNKFSTPCGLGQVSGLGAVLARWEKFYFNPFPTFEELEALANVVEVDVNRLREMLPLAGVGMKHKPIRLCGACYAEEPYHLIAWQFKTTAGCDRHQLRLLSKCPICEKPFPIPALWIEGRCLRCLTFFAEMVDRQKAY